Within the Elusimicrobiota bacterium genome, the region GTGAACGACTTGGCTATGATTACGACGATATAAAACAAAAAGGGCATGTGATTGAATGCCGAATAAATGCTGAAGATTCTGAAAAGGATTTCATCCCAAGCCCCGGTAAAATTGAAACGGTTATTTTTCCAGGCGGACCGGGTATTCGGCTTGATACACATATCTATCCCGGCTATACCGTGCCAGCAGTATATGACAGTTTGATTGCCAAATTACTCGTTATTGACGAAACCAGACAGAAAGCAATCGCAAGAATGCATCGTGCGCTTTCAGAATTTGAAATCGCAGGTATTAAAACAACGATTCCATTTCATAAACTTGCAATCTCAAACGAGTATTTTAAGAAAGGCGAAATATATACCAACTTCATCCATAAAAGGATTTACAATGAAAAGTAAAATCCTGCAAATTATTGACGATAGTATCGCTGTAAAACAAAATTCAAAAGCACTTGTGCCTGTAATTTACAAAATTGCTAAAGAGATAATCAACTGTTATCGCCGAAAAAATAAAGTTGTCATTTTTGGTAATGGTGGTTCTGCAGCGGATGCGCAACACATTGCGACAGAACTTGTCTGCCGGTTTGAAAAAGAGAGAAAATCACTTAATGCTCTCGCACTTACAACAAACACATCTATTCTTACCGCAGTTGCTAACGATTACAGTTTTGACAAAATTTTTTCCAGACAGATTGAATCAACTGTTCAAAAAAGTGATGTTGTGATTGCCATTTCTACAAGCGGCAATTCAAAAAATGTCGTTGAGGCAGCAAAACAGGCAAAAAAACATGGTGCGGTTGTGGTAGGTTTTACAGGTGCTGATGGTGGTAAATTAAAGAGGGTTTGCGATATAATTCTGAAAGTCCCATCTAAAAACACCGCGCGAATCCAGGAAGTCCATATCACAGTTGGCCATATTTTATGCAAACTTGTTGAAGATGAACCATTCTAAAAAGTTCTTGACAAACTGCATATTTTTTGTTGTAATTTTGACAAGATTAACCGGGTTTTAACTTTATCTTTATCCTGTAAATCTTTTTTATTCTCCACTTTGTAGT harbors:
- a CDS encoding D-sedoheptulose 7-phosphate isomerase; translation: MKSKILQIIDDSIAVKQNSKALVPVIYKIAKEIINCYRRKNKVVIFGNGGSAADAQHIATELVCRFEKERKSLNALALTTNTSILTAVANDYSFDKIFSRQIESTVQKSDVVIAISTSGNSKNVVEAAKQAKKHGAVVVGFTGADGGKLKRVCDIILKVPSKNTARIQEVHITVGHILCKLVEDEPF